The Malassezia japonica chromosome 5, complete sequence genome contains a region encoding:
- the SHE9 gene encoding sensitivity to high expression protein she9 (TransMembrane:2 (o207-227i352-371o); BUSCO:EOG09264LJU; COG:S; EggNog:ENOG503NZZI), whose amino-acid sequence MSLARGARAPWACAVSFVRVACPGSRTASGPWGAPVRLYSTPPEPRRGVLHALQSRANDWYQRTRPAAEKRISELSQRWNEFSGYGEIEGLKAQVDVETIRLKELQEEKNLAKSIYIQAVADRSAAQRRTSDLLTRKPSWNDADLVEYTKLLHSEHSLAKAEEQSEQKYEEAEGAMHRGFDDLMRSVMNRYHEEHLWSDRVRSVSTYVSVGLAILNVLVFMLALLLFEPYKRRKLALTLEQRLIQGEEEARERMAAAIVSVDRHLERLEGAITGKTTSDASAEHLAAEVDDKEALAQAPVAKKLPPPAPRRIFPTLPNFAWVREVVHWFAVLREHTEQFVSHYLPFSHSEQVSLAAGTTGVVLASALTYWASLFFL is encoded by the exons ATGAGCCtggcgcgaggtgcgcgtgcgccgtggGCGTGTGCCGTGTCTTTTGTGCGTGTGGCGTGTCCGGGATCACGCACGGCAAGTGGTCCATGGGGCGCACCGGTGCGCTTGtactcgacgccgcccgagccccgtcgcggcgtgctTCATGCGCTCCAAAGCCGCGCGAATGACTGGTACCAGCGCACCCGTCCGGCGGCTGAGAAGCGCATCAGCGAGCTGAGCCAGCGCTGGAACGAGTTTTCTGGTTACGGAGAAATCGAGGGCTTGAAGGCACAGGTCGATGTGGAAA CGATCCGCCTCAAAGAGCTGCAGGAAGAAAAGAACCTGGCCAAATCGATCTATATCCAGGCCGTAGCCGACcgctccgccgcgcagcgccgcacgagcgACCTACTTACCAGGAAGCCGTCGTGGAACGATGCAGATCTCGTCGAGTACACCAAGCTCTTGCACTCCGAGCActcgctcgccaaggccgaggagcagaGCGAGCAAAAGTACGAAGAGGCTGAAGGCGCGATGCACCGCGGCTTTGATGACCTCATGCGCAGCGTCATGAACCGGTACCACGAGGAGCATCTATGGAGCGACCGCGTGCGAAGTGTGAGCACCTATGTGAGCGTTGGCCTCGCGATTCTGaacg TCTTGGTCTTTATGttggcgctcctgctctTTGAGCCGTACAAGCGGCGGAAGCTGGCGCTTACGCTGGAGCAGCGTCTCATCCAAGGCGAagaagaggcgcgcgagcgcatggcgGCTGCGATCGTGTCGGTCGACcggcacctcgagcgcctcgagggTGCGATCACCGGCAAGACGACGTCGGACGCTtccgccgagcacctcgcggccgaggtcgacgacaAGGAAGCGCTCGCCCAAGCGCCGGTGGCCAAGAAGCTGCCTCCGCCTGCTCCCCGGCGCATCTTCCCTACGCTGCCCAACTTTGCTTGGGTACGCGAAGTGGTGCATTGGTTCGCGGTGCTTCGCGAGCATACGGAGCAGTTTGTGTCGCACTACCTGCCTTTTTCGCATAGCGAGCAAGtgtcgctcgccgccggcaccACAGGTGTGGTGCTTGCGAGTGCACTGACGTACTGGGCGTCGCTGTTCTTTTTGTAG
- a CDS encoding uncharacterized protein (EggNog:ENOG503P8TK; COG:S) produces MSQAIPLTNSSQLASRVNQEVRIIGKVQKVSSGVLLLEASDSGTVEVKLQMEDTPTSQYVEVIGRVARTGDSITQHALLPLGDNLDLSLVEQLVKLEPQFPTLFAEQ; encoded by the exons ATGTCGCAGGCGATCCCGTTGACGAACTCGTCGCAGCTCGCGAGCCGCGTGAACCAGGAGGTGCGCATTATTGGCAAGGTGCAAAAG GTGTCTAGTGGCGTGCTTCTCCTGGAGGCGTCGGACAGTGGCACGGTCGAGGTCAAGCTGCAAATG GAAGACACGCCTACGTCGCAATACGTCGAGGTTATTGGCCGCGTTGCGCGGACGGGCGACTCGATTACGCagcatgcgctgctcccTCTGGGCGATAACTTGG ACCTGTCGttggtcgagcagctggtcAAGCTCGAGCCGCAGTTCCCGACCCTTTTTGCGGAGCAGTAG